TCCAAAAGGTTTGGCGATTACTGATATTGAATACCACCAGTGGCAGAAAGAGCTCGACAAGCTAGAGCTGACCGATAACTCGTTTAACAAGCTGTATGAACTGAAAACCATGCTTGAGGAAACAGTTAAGAAGCAAGGTTCAGCATCAGAATCTGATTTGTATGTATCAGATAGGCGTTGGAAGAAAGCCGTTAAACTATTGAAAGCGAGCGCCTTCTTTAGTGGTCGAGACAGCGTAAACCCTCTGGATATTATGCTTCTGCAAGATTGTTTATGGCACAGCCCCGAATCACGTGATGTGGTTCGTAGCGTGGTAAAGGACTTTGCATTGAACCGTGCGTTCGATCAGCAAGAGTCAAAAGCACAAATCGAAATGTCCCGTGAAGAGCTAGAAGAGATTCAAGATGACGTTGAATCGACATTGTCAGTGTCGCTGTCAATGGAGTCTACCAGTGGCTTGCTGCGTAAAGGCGTTTACCAAAACGATATCAAGAACGCGAAGATGTACAGTGTTGGTAACGCGTACAACTTAGTGAAACTGGTTCTGCTGCAAAGCAACATGTCAGTTTCTGAATCTGAGAAAGGCGATAGCCGCTGGGTATACGTAGCCAAAGACGATTTTGACCGTGTGCTAAAAGAAGGCCATGGGGATATTTACGGTTACGTAAACGAAAACAAGAATCTGTGTCGCTTGAAGCTGGATCTTGATGCATCGAACCAATTGGTCATCAAAGATATCGCGAATCGTTCAGTATTGGTGAGTGTGGTTACCTCTGATGGTTTAAACCAAGAGCTTTACAACAAGTGGCTGACTGGCGCAGAGAGAGCGTTAGAGCAGTTAACCGAAGCTGAGTTTAAGTTGAAAAGAGTCCGCACTGAATTCCATGATGCACTGCCTCATAACTACATTGACCCGGAGCTCCCTAAAGCGATGGAATCAAGCTTACAAGCGGTTACACAAGATTTGGAAACCACTAAGGTGAAAAGCAGCAAGATCGCTCAACGCATCAAGTTCATGAGCCAGTACTTCGAGTAAGGGGAGACAAGTATGTTAGGAGCAGACGGCTTAAACCTTGCTTTAATGGTTGCTGACTCAGGCATCATAGATACCGCGATGAATGATCTCATCGCTCGTTCTCAGGTCATGATGGCTGCTGAGAACAAAGGCGTGAAAACGTCGGTAAAAAACCACTTGGTTAAATGGCGCGGCAAAGTGAAAAAACGCGTCACCAAGGTGTGTGAAACAGACCGATTCCAAGAAGAAATCGCACTTTACCAAGAAGTGATCCACTGGGATGAGTCCCAGTTTTTTGATGAAATTGACAGTGTCATCAAAAAATTGGAGTGGCACTCAGCGTTTTATCTTCAAGCTAGACGCCTAATGGAACACAATAAGGGCGTTTACAATGCGATGTTCCCGCACTATTTCTGCGACCAGTGGTATCAATCACTGTCCGACGCGATCAAGCAAGCGCAAGTTACCGAACTTGAAACCAGCAAAGAGAAAGTCTTAGCCGATCTATACCAGCGCATGGAAACCATGAAAAACATGGATAAAGTGACGGAGTCTGGTGATGAAGGCAGTGTGGGGCGCTTGTGGGATATGGCATCGGCTAAGTTGAGTAAAACTGACTTAACCGTAATGAAGCGCCATGCCGAGTTTTTAAATAAGCATAAAGGTCTTCAAGAGATCGCCGAAAAGCTTGGCCGTATGGCTGGTGAGGAAGATGATCCTTCGTTGCACAAAGCCCCTGTAGAAGAACTGCAAATGGTGGAAGAGAAAAGCGATGAAGCGGTTGATGACATTGTAGGGATTCACGAGAGCGATGACCTCAATAAAATGCTGCCAAACGAAACCATGTTTTTAGCTTACCCTGAGCTTGAAGTTATCTTCTATAAGCACTTGGCTGACAAGCGTTTATTGAGCTACCGTTCGCAAGGGAAGTCTCGTACGTTACGCAAAGTGAAGGCGCAAAAGCCAGATAGCAAGAACGTCGATATTGAAAAAGGTCCATTCATCGTTTGTGTGGACGCGTCTGGCTCAATGAGTGGCTTCCCAGAGCAATCAGCCAAAGCAATGGCGTATGCCTTGATGCAAATCGCGCTCGCGGAAGAGAGAGACTGTTACGTGATTTTGTTCTCTTCAGAACACATTACTTATGAATTGACTCGACAAGATGGCTTGCGCGAAGCGAGTGACTTTTTAAGTTACTCATTCCACGGCGGTACGGATCTAGAGCCTGTTCTGATGAAGTCGATTGATTTGATGATGGGCGATAAATATAAGAATGCTGATTTGATTGTACTTTCTGACTTTATCGCGCCTAAGCAGTCTGATGAAATGATTGCTCAAGTCGAGAAACTCAAAGCGCACAAAAACCGTTTCCATGCGGTGAGTCTTTCTAAATACGGCAACCCTCAACTTATGACGATGTTTGATCATTGTTGGGCGTATCACCCGAGCTTGGTTGGTCGTTTTATGAAGAAGTGGTAGTGCAAAACCACTTTAATTTGGCCCATTTTGCTGTGTGTTTTTTGACTAAAGAGATCGAACATGCAGCAATTTGATTTAAATGTCAGCAAGCGAAGTTTAAATTCACTTTTTTGTTTGACTATCGCCCTTCAATCCGTAAAGTAAGCACCCGAACGCAGCGGTGTGGCTAATCTAAGCCCTTAAAGCGTTGAATTAAAGGCGCCTTGGCAGAGTGGCTATGCAGCGGATTGCAAATCCGTGGACCTCGGTTCGATTCCGGGAGGCGCCTCCATTCTCTCCTACTTATTCTTGTTGTTTACAAGAGGGGATAAGCAAGAAGAATGACATTGCGATACTAGCTCAGTTGGTAGAGCGCAACCTTGCCAAGGTTGAGGTCATCGGTTCGAACCCGATGTATCGCTCCAAATTTTGTAATGTCGATTCATTTTGACATTAAGATGGTGTTTTACTTTTCAGTAATCGGCATCGCAATAAAGAATTGCGTGCCCTGGTGGTGGAATTGGTAGACACAAGGGATTTAAAATCCCTCGACGTTCGCGTTGTGCCGGTTCAAGTCCGGCCCGGGGCACCATCTATTTGATTGTTACCTCTTTAGGTAGTATTCAAAAGAGTTGTTCTCTTAAAACACTATTGAAGGCGCCTTGGCAGAGTGGCTATGCAGCGGATTGCAAATCCGTGGACCTCGGTTCGACTCCGGGAGGCGCCTCCATCATTTAGAAGAAACCAGTCCTTGTGGCTGGTTTTTTTCGTTTCTGGCTTCCCCCGTCTTTGAGTCACGATTTTTTCTTAAACAATTTGCTTTGCATCACGTCACACCTTCTACCCTGAGTTATCTTCGATTAAATCTACAATTCATCTGTCGTTGATAAACCGGTAAATAAATCGAAGTCACAATTAAACATAATGCTCAATTTGTTTCATTTTTTTATGGGATACCCCTGATTAAAACATGCGTATGAGTGATAGTGTTCTTCTCTATATTTCTTTAATTGCTCTATAAGAGGTTCTTAATATGCAATTTAGTCTAAAGAGGAAAATGGTTTTCTCTGTCGTTTTGGCGATTGCAGTGACATCTGCCATTCTTCTTTTTATGGGTTATAAAACCTTTCAAAACAACACCTGGCAAGCGATAGAAAGCGAGAGCCGCAATACATTGCAAGCACACGCGAAAGGGATCAGTGATTGGTTCCATGATAAGAAACAAGCCGTGCATGGCTTAAAACAGCAAGTGCAACTTAATCCATCATTAGATATTGTCCCTCATTTGCGTCAAACCCTTGTATCTGGTGGCTTTGGATTGAGTTATTACGGTAATAAAGAGGGGGAGATGTTTCGTCATGATCCTTCGCTTAATAAAGCGGGCTATGACCCAAGAGTCCGAGGTTGGTATAAAGAGACTTTGGCTCAGAATAAAGCCGTAACAACAAAGCCGTATGTTAGCGTCACAATGCAAGCGTTAGTGGTAACACTTACTGACCCTGTCACTGAAAACGGCTCTATTATTGGTGTTGCCGCTTCAAACCTTGCGTTGGATAAGCTGATTAAAGACGTATTGGCGATTCAGGTTCCAGGAAATGGACGTGCGATTCTCATTGATAAAGAAGGTACGGTCGTTGCGCACCAAAACAAAGAGTTCATTCTTAAACAAGTTAATGAGATCGCACCTGAACTCAGTGTTTCTGGTTTAAACAACGCTGCGCAGAGTCTAACGACGATCTTTACTCAAGTTGATGGTAACGAACGCGTGATCATGGCGGAACCAATCAATGGCACCGACTGGTTGCTTGTTATTGAAATGGATAAAGATGTATTGGAGCAACCACTGTTCGATATGTTAGTGAGCCAAGTTACAACAGGCTTGATTGTATTGATCGTGATGGCGGTAGCAACGTCTTGGTTTGTTGCTCGACAGCTGGTGGAGTTAGGGCGAGTAAGTGAAGCTTTGGCGGATATTGCTGAAGGCGAAGGTGATTTAACGAAGCGCCTTCAAGTATCGAGCAAAGACGAAGTAGGGCAACTCGCCGATAAGTTTAATGTGTTCGTAGACCGACTTCATGGAATGATGACAAACGTCACCCGAGTTTCAACTGCCATGAACAATGGTGCAGAGCACGCCAATAGCAGCGCATTGAAGCGTAGTGATAGCGTAAGCAGGCAGCAAGACGAAATCACCATGGTGGCAACCGCAGTGACTGAGATGGCGACGGCGACCTCTGAAATTGCTGCTAACGCTGATAACACAGCCAAAAGTGCGACTCATTCTGTTGAATTGAGCGAGCAAGGCTTCCAACAAATGGCCAAGAGTCAATCTTCTATCAACGAGCTTGCAACCGAGCTAACCAGTGCTGTATCTATCATTAGTGAGTTGGAAGAACACGGTCAGCAAATTGCGTCTATTTTGGCGACAATACGTGAAATCGCTGAGCAAACGAATTTACTAGCGCTCAATGCAGCGATTGAAGCCGCTAGAGCTGGCGAACAAGGTCGTGGTTTTGCTGTGGTTGCGGATGAGGTTCGAGTGCTTTCTCAACGCACTCATGCTTCAACAGAAGAGATCGAAGACAAGATCAAGCGTTTGCAGCAAGCGACCAATGGTGCGGTGAAAGTGATGACACAAAGTCATGATATGGCGAAGACAAGCGTGCACGATGTAGATATGGCAGGAGAGAGCTTGGCTCAAATCCGTGAAGCGATTCAGATGATCAGCGACATGGCGACTCAGATCGCTTCTGCTGCTGAAGAGCAATCACTGGTTACCGCGGAAATTAATACCAATACTGAGTCTGTGCGTGAAGTGAGTGATGTTATGGCGTTGGACGCAACTGATGCTGTTTCACAAGCGGATCAGCTTAGCCACTTAGCCAGCGATTTGAAGCAAGAGTTGTCACGATTTAAGCTTTAATAGATAGATAAATAAGCATCAACATAAGTTCGATACTAAAAAGAGCACAGGCTGTAATAAGTCTGTGCTCTTTCTTTATTCGATTTAAGAGATGCTCAGTGTTGGTCAAAGAAATCCTTATTGCGGATATATTTGCTCATCAAGTGATAAGAGAAAGGTCGTATCAACCAGCTAAAAATAGATCGTCCAAGACGAATGAAGGTTGGCGTATTCTCATAGATTCTGCCGTTGTAGAGCCAAAGTACCTTTCCTACATGCCAATACAGTAAAGGTACGGGCGGCATGAAGGTCACGATGTCGATGTCACAACAGATGCGGTAGGTTTTCTTACGCAAACGATAGTGCTTTCGAAAACTCCAGTCACCAATCGCAGGTTGTCCAAAGGTCACGATTCGTTTGATGCAACCTGGGTATTTCTGGTCAAAGTAGTCGGCAAACACGCAACCAATCGCACCACCGGAAGAGTGACCCGTAATGGAGATTCTTTTGCCTTGTTCTAAAAGAGGGATGAGCGTCGTTTCCAATCGTTCGATTACCGTCAAGCCGAGCTTATCTTCATTCCTGTTTGGTTGGCTTTCTTGAAACATTAGATGATAGAAACCTGCATGAACACGATAATTGAGCCCAATTCTTTTGCAACTTCTTGTCCATAGAGCAAAAGTCAGTAACCAATCTGAGATGCTGTGCGATCCTTTGATAACCACAACCACTTCATCTTTGTCGCTGCTCCACAACACGCGAATCATGGTTTTGCCAAACTGGTTCTTTATGATGCGTTGTCCATTAGGGTCGAAACCATAACGAGTTTGCTTGAAAACCCGGGGGTAGGCGAGGTTACAGAGAACGGCGTAGCGCTCATATTGGTATCGTTTTAATGGTTTCACATTTTTACTTCTTAATAAGAGTTACTTAAAACTCTAGTTGTTGAATGTGAAAAGCACATGAAAACACCATTTGTTTGATTCATGACAGAAAAGCCGAAATAGGCCGCAGTCGCTAAAGCTAATCATGGTTAGTCAATTACACTGTTAAATCAGAGAATGGCGTATAAAAACCGTACAATCCGAATCAAATTTATTCTTTGGAGAGTGATAATTAATCATTTGAATTAAAAGATAAAACTTATTGTTGACGAATTTTTTTCATCCGTTAAAGTACATCTCGTTCTCACGGCTTAGGTCGCAGAGAGATGGTGTTTTACTTTTCAGTAATCGGCATCGCAAGATTGCGTTGCCCTGGTGGTGGAATTGGTAGACACAAGGGATTTAAAATCCCTCGGCGTTCGCGCTGTGCCGGTTCAAGTCCGGCCCGGGGCACCATCTATCTAGCTTCTACTTTTGAGTAGAGTGATGAACGAAGAGTTGTTCTCTTTAAACACTTCAATATATTGTTATGTTGATAAAGGCGCCTTGGCAGAGTGGCTATGCAGCGGATTGCAAATCCGTGGACCTCGGTTCGACTCCGGGAGGCGCCTCCATTCTCTCTTACTCTTTGTTTACAAGAAGAGGTAAGTACGAAGAATAAAATTGCGATACTAGCTCAGTTGGTAGAGCGCAACCTTGCCAAGGTTGAGGTCATCGGTTCGAACCCGATGTATCGCTCCAAACTATTCAGATATGGTAATTACGATATCTTGATGCTAAAAGCATTAACTAAAACCAGCGAAAGCTGGTTTTTTTGTATCTGAAGATTAATAAATTTATCTCTCTTCAATGATTTATCACTTGATTTATATCAGTCACTTTCAGGTGTTTTAGGTATTGGGTAAGCCTTGATAGTATCGAAAGATGTTACCAAGGCTTAGCTGTGGCTTCGTTATTTGAGGGAGTTCCGTAGTAGTGACAACAGCTAAAAAGATCGCATTGCCGCCGCGGCAATGATGCCTGCTGCGATTGCTGGTAGAGGCTTTTTGACGATGAACATGACGACAGCTGTCGAAAAGAGTGCCGCTCTAGCGCCGTTGTCACCTTCTACTGCAAGAGGTGCTAGAAGGGCAACTAATACAGAACCTGACATCGCACTGATGAAACGTTGAATACGTTCGCTAATTGGAACAAACGACATGACATACACACCACCCCAGCGGGTGATAAGCGTGACTAATGCCATTGCGATGATTATTAGTAGTGTTCCACCTACGCTCGTCTCGATATTCATGCTTTTTTCTCCTTCCAACAAGCACCCAAGACTCCGCCAGAGATAGCACCAACTACAACATGGCTATTTTCTGGTAAATACCAATACGCCAGCATTGAAGACGCTGCTGCAGTCGTCCAAATAGCAAAAATTCTTAAGCTTTTAGGCCCGACTACCACCATGGAAAGTAAAAAACAGCCCATAACCATATCGAGCCCAAGACTCACAGGATCTTGGATTGCGCTACCAAAGTAAATTCCAACCCAAGTGCCAATAATCCAAAATGACCAAAGTGCTAAACCACCACCAACGAGCAAGCCAAATCCCGGCTCTTTCCTCCCAAATGCATTGAGTGCCATTGCCCAGTTTGCGTCCGAAGCTACTAACATCACACCATATCGTTTTGCCGGTGGGAGTTGACGTAACCAAGGATATAGCGTGGCCCCCATCAAAAGGTGGCGAGCATTGATCGCAAATACGGTAATAAGAACTGGAATAAGGGGCACTTCTGCTCCCCACATATCCAACGTAGCAAACTGTGAAGCACCTGCAAAAACGAGAGTGCTCATTAACAGAGTTGGAAACTCATCCAGCCCTGTTTGTGCCGCTGCAACACCGAATGCGAGGCCAAAAACGATCACAAACATAGAGAGAGGCAAAAGTTGGGTGAAGCCGTTCCAGACGTCGATTCGTGTAAATTCGTGTAATTCAGTTGAGGAGCGTTGAAGGTGTTGAGTATTTTCTGTCATAGAGGTTCCTAGCCAGCAGGCAAAAGGGCAGAGCCATGGAAGGATCTTGTTGTTATTTTGTAAACTGCATGTTTAACATCAATTGGATAGGCTTTCAAACGTTATGTCGCAGATAAAAACACATAAGCGTTAGCGAAGATAGAATTTTGAAAGCCTAATTTAATCAATAACATGGGAAAACCATTAAATAAGAAAGCGAGCACGAGGCTCGCTTTATAATTCTGTTAGGAAGATCGAATTAGTTTACTTTACATATACACGAGGGTTTGCAGTGCCCCAAATAGTGTATAGCTCAGGGAAGATCACTTGTGAGTTATTTTCAATTTCCGCAGCGGTAATGGTCTTGCCTTGCTGAGAACCGAATAGCACAACTTCGGAGCCCGGAGCGACATCTTTGATATCGGAGACATCAACCATGGTAGTGTTCATTGAAGCCACACCCGTAACCTTAGCGCGTTGGCCATTGATG
This genomic window from Vibrio toranzoniae contains:
- a CDS encoding ATPase RavA domain-containing protein translates to MNPSISSHADKALLSERINKLAHALSDGVYEREDTIKLCLLAALAGESVFLLGPPGIAKSLIAKRLIQAFDNSSYFEYLMTRFSTPEEVFGPLSIQELKDNGRYVRLTEGYLPTAQVVFLDEIWKAGPAILNTLLTVVNEKTFKNGSDIERVPMRLLVSASNELPDEDSGLEALYDRMLVRVFVNRIQNKQNFKSMLTTGTSQEAVIPKGLAITDIEYHQWQKELDKLELTDNSFNKLYELKTMLEETVKKQGSASESDLYVSDRRWKKAVKLLKASAFFSGRDSVNPLDIMLLQDCLWHSPESRDVVRSVVKDFALNRAFDQQESKAQIEMSREELEEIQDDVESTLSVSLSMESTSGLLRKGVYQNDIKNAKMYSVGNAYNLVKLVLLQSNMSVSESEKGDSRWVYVAKDDFDRVLKEGHGDIYGYVNENKNLCRLKLDLDASNQLVIKDIANRSVLVSVVTSDGLNQELYNKWLTGAERALEQLTEAEFKLKRVRTEFHDALPHNYIDPELPKAMESSLQAVTQDLETTKVKSSKIAQRIKFMSQYFE
- the viaA gene encoding ATPase RavA stimulator ViaA; the encoded protein is MLGADGLNLALMVADSGIIDTAMNDLIARSQVMMAAENKGVKTSVKNHLVKWRGKVKKRVTKVCETDRFQEEIALYQEVIHWDESQFFDEIDSVIKKLEWHSAFYLQARRLMEHNKGVYNAMFPHYFCDQWYQSLSDAIKQAQVTELETSKEKVLADLYQRMETMKNMDKVTESGDEGSVGRLWDMASAKLSKTDLTVMKRHAEFLNKHKGLQEIAEKLGRMAGEEDDPSLHKAPVEELQMVEEKSDEAVDDIVGIHESDDLNKMLPNETMFLAYPELEVIFYKHLADKRLLSYRSQGKSRTLRKVKAQKPDSKNVDIEKGPFIVCVDASGSMSGFPEQSAKAMAYALMQIALAEERDCYVILFSSEHITYELTRQDGLREASDFLSYSFHGGTDLEPVLMKSIDLMMGDKYKNADLIVLSDFIAPKQSDEMIAQVEKLKAHKNRFHAVSLSKYGNPQLMTMFDHCWAYHPSLVGRFMKKW
- a CDS encoding methyl-accepting chemotaxis protein; translation: MVFSVVLAIAVTSAILLFMGYKTFQNNTWQAIESESRNTLQAHAKGISDWFHDKKQAVHGLKQQVQLNPSLDIVPHLRQTLVSGGFGLSYYGNKEGEMFRHDPSLNKAGYDPRVRGWYKETLAQNKAVTTKPYVSVTMQALVVTLTDPVTENGSIIGVAASNLALDKLIKDVLAIQVPGNGRAILIDKEGTVVAHQNKEFILKQVNEIAPELSVSGLNNAAQSLTTIFTQVDGNERVIMAEPINGTDWLLVIEMDKDVLEQPLFDMLVSQVTTGLIVLIVMAVATSWFVARQLVELGRVSEALADIAEGEGDLTKRLQVSSKDEVGQLADKFNVFVDRLHGMMTNVTRVSTAMNNGAEHANSSALKRSDSVSRQQDEITMVATAVTEMATATSEIAANADNTAKSATHSVELSEQGFQQMAKSQSSINELATELTSAVSIISELEEHGQQIASILATIREIAEQTNLLALNAAIEAARAGEQGRGFAVVADEVRVLSQRTHASTEEIEDKIKRLQQATNGAVKVMTQSHDMAKTSVHDVDMAGESLAQIREAIQMISDMATQIASAAEEQSLVTAEINTNTESVREVSDVMALDATDAVSQADQLSHLASDLKQELSRFKL
- a CDS encoding lipase family protein yields the protein MKPLKRYQYERYAVLCNLAYPRVFKQTRYGFDPNGQRIIKNQFGKTMIRVLWSSDKDEVVVVIKGSHSISDWLLTFALWTRSCKRIGLNYRVHAGFYHLMFQESQPNRNEDKLGLTVIERLETTLIPLLEQGKRISITGHSSGGAIGCVFADYFDQKYPGCIKRIVTFGQPAIGDWSFRKHYRLRKKTYRICCDIDIVTFMPPVPLLYWHVGKVLWLYNGRIYENTPTFIRLGRSIFSWLIRPFSYHLMSKYIRNKDFFDQH
- a CDS encoding AzlD family protein encodes the protein MNIETSVGGTLLIIIAMALVTLITRWGGVYVMSFVPISERIQRFISAMSGSVLVALLAPLAVEGDNGARAALFSTAVVMFIVKKPLPAIAAGIIAAAAMRSF
- a CDS encoding AzlC family ABC transporter permease — its product is MTENTQHLQRSSTELHEFTRIDVWNGFTQLLPLSMFVIVFGLAFGVAAAQTGLDEFPTLLMSTLVFAGASQFATLDMWGAEVPLIPVLITVFAINARHLLMGATLYPWLRQLPPAKRYGVMLVASDANWAMALNAFGRKEPGFGLLVGGGLALWSFWIIGTWVGIYFGSAIQDPVSLGLDMVMGCFLLSMVVVGPKSLRIFAIWTTAAASSMLAYWYLPENSHVVVGAISGGVLGACWKEKKA